The following proteins are co-located in the Terriglobales bacterium genome:
- a CDS encoding M48 family metallopeptidase has product MTEASTQSHDAGAARRYNRIRRELGIADFLLGVGMFGALLATGWTGHLRDLAYWAARQNYTLAVFFYVVQLMLLNKLLGVGLDYYGFRLEHEYHLSNQKVKSWVWDELKGWLVGLVLATVVVELIYLAIRLAPQYWWLIAWVVFIVLFIFFTQVAPIAVFPLFYKFVPLEDEDLKQRLLRLSERAGTKVRGVYEWKLSEKSRKANAALVGLGNTRRIILADTLLKDYSHDEIEAVLAHELGHHVHKHILQSIVVQVGITLAGFWASNWVLRYAIERRGMFLNLSDFAGLPLLALVSTVMSFLLMPALNAYSRRKERQADRYSFQAIPSIGPFVSSMNKLCEQNLAEREPSPVVEWFFHSHPAISKRVAAAEAWARTQRAAS; this is encoded by the coding sequence TTGACGGAAGCGTCCACGCAATCGCACGATGCCGGAGCGGCGAGGCGGTATAACCGCATCCGGCGCGAACTGGGCATCGCCGACTTCCTGCTGGGCGTGGGAATGTTCGGGGCCCTTCTGGCCACGGGCTGGACCGGCCACCTGCGCGACCTTGCCTACTGGGCCGCGCGGCAGAACTACACCCTCGCCGTCTTCTTCTACGTGGTGCAGCTCATGCTGCTGAACAAGCTGCTGGGAGTGGGCCTCGACTACTACGGCTTCCGCCTGGAGCACGAGTACCACCTCTCCAATCAGAAGGTGAAGTCCTGGGTCTGGGACGAGCTCAAAGGATGGCTGGTGGGTCTGGTGCTGGCCACGGTGGTGGTCGAGCTCATCTACCTGGCCATCCGCCTGGCGCCGCAGTACTGGTGGCTGATCGCCTGGGTAGTGTTCATCGTGCTCTTCATTTTCTTCACCCAGGTGGCGCCCATCGCCGTCTTCCCGCTCTTCTACAAGTTCGTCCCGCTGGAGGACGAAGACCTGAAGCAGCGCCTGCTGCGCCTGAGCGAGCGCGCCGGGACCAAAGTCCGCGGCGTGTACGAGTGGAAGCTCTCGGAGAAGAGCCGCAAGGCCAACGCGGCGCTGGTGGGACTGGGGAACACCCGGCGCATCATCCTCGCCGACACCCTGCTCAAGGACTACTCTCACGACGAGATCGAAGCGGTGCTGGCCCACGAGCTCGGCCACCACGTGCACAAGCACATCCTGCAGAGCATCGTGGTACAGGTGGGGATCACCCTCGCCGGCTTCTGGGCGTCGAACTGGGTGCTGCGCTACGCCATCGAGCGGCGGGGAATGTTCCTGAACCTCTCCGACTTCGCCGGGCTGCCGCTGCTGGCGCTGGTCTCGACGGTGATGTCGTTCCTGCTGATGCCGGCGCTGAACGCCTACTCCCGCCGCAAGGAGCGCCAGGCTGATCGCTACAGCTTCCAGGCCATCCCCAGCATCGGGCCGTTCGTTTCTTCCATGAATAAGCTGTGCGAGCAGAACCTGGCGGAGCGCGAACCCTCACCCGTGGTGGAGTGGTTCTTCCACTCCCATCCGGCGATTTCCAAGCGCGTGGCCGCGGCGGAAGCCTGGGCGCGGACGCAACGCGCGGCCAGCTAG
- the kdsB gene encoding 3-deoxy-manno-octulosonate cytidylyltransferase: MKAIAIIPARLESTRLPRKVLREIAGKPMLAHVYEAVRQASGLAEVVVATDSEEVAALAHERGWSVRMTSSAHRSGTERVHEVAASMAADVYLNIQGDEPLAHPEHIAALLALFADPAVQVATLKTPCSSTDVPNPNAVKVVTDAAGRALYFSRAAIPHDRDAAGAVRYFKHLGFYAYRKAALDRFAALPESALERAERLEQLRFLENGIPIHVAETPYDTIGVDTEDDLKRVEALLNNRR; the protein is encoded by the coding sequence ATGAAAGCCATCGCCATCATCCCGGCGCGTTTGGAATCCACCCGGCTGCCGCGCAAGGTCCTGCGCGAGATCGCGGGCAAGCCCATGCTGGCGCACGTCTATGAGGCGGTGCGCCAAGCCTCCGGGCTGGCCGAGGTTGTGGTGGCGACGGATTCCGAGGAAGTCGCCGCCCTGGCTCACGAGCGCGGCTGGAGCGTGCGCATGACTTCGAGCGCGCATCGCAGCGGCACCGAGCGCGTGCATGAGGTGGCGGCATCCATGGCCGCCGACGTTTACCTCAACATCCAGGGCGACGAGCCCCTGGCGCACCCCGAGCACATCGCCGCGCTGCTCGCGCTCTTCGCCGATCCCGCCGTCCAGGTGGCGACCTTGAAGACGCCGTGCTCGTCCACCGACGTCCCCAATCCCAACGCCGTGAAGGTGGTGACGGACGCCGCCGGGCGCGCGCTCTATTTTTCCCGCGCCGCCATTCCCCACGACCGCGATGCCGCGGGCGCAGTCCGCTACTTCAAGCACCTCGGCTTTTACGCCTACCGCAAAGCCGCGCTCGACCGCTTCGCCGCGCTTCCCGAGTCGGCGCTCGAGCGCGCGGAGCGCCTGGAGCAACTGCGCTTCCTGGAGAACGGCATCCCCATCCACGTGGCCGAGACGCCCTACGACACCATCGGGGTGGACACGGAGGATGACTTGAAGCGAGTGGAAGCGCTACTGAACAACAGGCGCTAG
- a CDS encoding phosphoglucomutase/phosphomannomutase family protein: MSTDIQFGTDGWRAVIADDFTFDNVRRVAAAVASYVLKHEDAARGMAVGYDTRFASRRAAELAAETLAAAGIPVWLSNDYVPTPVVSFTVKHRGLAAGVVITSSHNPWNWNGLKVKARYGGSASPAIMKKIEEELRAGAAPKGTAAKIEAADFKPDYVQAITSLVDMERITRAGFRFVIDVMYGSGRGVLAGIFQQHGIEHLEIRGEVNPLFPGINPEPIEPHVRAAQEAVVRERAHAGFLCDGDADRIGAVDERGGFVDAHKIFCILLRWIVARREWPGEVARAFNSTHMADRIAARFGRTLHVTPVGFKYLGALMMERDIVIAAEESGGIGIQRHLPERDATLNALLLAGVMAEESKTLAQLVDQVQQEFGPHFYLRRDLHVDDAVKESAIQRALDLKMGSLSGYKVLRRESIDGVKLYLDAPRERDGAEPWLLLRASGTEHLLRLYAEASSPQLVADILGAAESFVNAG; encoded by the coding sequence TTGTCCACTGACATCCAATTCGGCACCGACGGCTGGCGCGCGGTCATCGCCGACGACTTCACCTTCGACAACGTGCGCCGGGTCGCGGCGGCCGTCGCCTCCTACGTTCTGAAGCACGAAGACGCAGCCCGCGGCATGGCCGTGGGCTATGACACGCGCTTCGCCTCGCGCCGCGCCGCGGAGTTGGCGGCCGAGACGCTAGCAGCCGCCGGAATCCCCGTGTGGCTGTCGAACGACTACGTTCCCACGCCGGTGGTCTCGTTCACCGTGAAGCATCGCGGCCTGGCCGCAGGCGTGGTCATCACCTCCAGCCACAACCCGTGGAACTGGAATGGTCTGAAGGTGAAGGCGCGCTACGGTGGCTCCGCCTCGCCCGCCATCATGAAGAAGATCGAAGAAGAGCTGCGCGCGGGCGCGGCGCCCAAAGGCACAGCGGCGAAGATCGAGGCTGCCGACTTCAAGCCGGACTACGTCCAAGCCATCACCAGCCTGGTGGACATGGAGCGCATCACGCGCGCCGGCTTCCGCTTTGTGATCGACGTGATGTACGGCTCGGGCCGCGGCGTGCTGGCGGGAATCTTCCAGCAGCATGGCATCGAGCACCTAGAGATCCGCGGTGAGGTGAATCCGCTGTTTCCCGGCATCAACCCCGAGCCCATCGAGCCGCACGTGCGGGCAGCGCAGGAGGCGGTGGTGCGGGAGCGCGCGCATGCCGGCTTCCTCTGCGACGGCGACGCCGACCGCATCGGCGCGGTGGACGAGCGCGGCGGATTCGTCGATGCCCACAAGATCTTCTGCATCCTGCTGCGTTGGATAGTGGCGCGCCGCGAGTGGCCGGGCGAAGTGGCGCGCGCCTTCAACTCTACACATATGGCCGACCGCATCGCCGCGCGCTTCGGACGCACGTTGCACGTCACCCCGGTGGGCTTCAAATACCTGGGCGCCTTGATGATGGAGCGCGACATCGTGATCGCGGCCGAGGAATCGGGCGGCATCGGCATCCAGCGCCACCTGCCCGAGCGTGATGCGACGTTGAACGCGCTCCTGCTCGCCGGGGTGATGGCCGAGGAGAGCAAGACGCTCGCCCAATTGGTGGATCAGGTGCAACAGGAGTTCGGCCCACACTTCTACCTCCGCCGCGACCTGCACGTGGACGACGCGGTCAAGGAATCCGCCATCCAGCGCGCCTTAGACCTTAAAATGGGTAGTTTGAGCGGCTACAAGGTTCTGCGCCGGGAGAGCATTGACGGGGTCAAGCTGTACCTGGACGCCCCGCGGGAGCGCGATGGCGCCGAGCCCTGGCTGCTCTTGCGGGCTTCAGGCACCGAGCACCTGCTGCGGTTGTATGCCGAGGCATCGTCGCCGCAACTAGTTGCGGACATTCTGGGTGCGGCCGAATCTTTCGTAAACGCGGGATGA
- a CDS encoding GntR family transcriptional regulator, whose protein sequence is MIFQINFKSGMPIYLQMVDQIKAAAASGALRPGEALPSIRPLAEELRVNRNTVAKAYSELESLGVIETLPGRGCFLKENHSALRKEVRRKLLIEEIDQAIVQAHHLQVPRDEFLELIHERMDVLDDKRRANEDHKEV, encoded by the coding sequence ATGATATTTCAGATCAATTTCAAGTCGGGCATGCCGATCTATCTCCAGATGGTGGATCAGATCAAGGCCGCCGCCGCCTCAGGGGCGCTGCGGCCCGGCGAGGCGCTCCCCTCTATCCGTCCGCTGGCTGAGGAACTGCGCGTCAACCGCAATACCGTCGCCAAAGCCTATTCCGAGCTGGAAAGCCTGGGCGTAATTGAAACGCTGCCGGGGCGGGGTTGTTTTCTGAAAGAGAATCATTCGGCATTGCGAAAGGAAGTCCGGCGCAAGCTGCTGATCGAGGAGATCGACCAGGCCATCGTGCAGGCGCACCATTTGCAGGTGCCCCGCGATGAGTTCCTCGAATTGATCCATGAACGAATGGATGTACTCGACGACAAACGGCGCGCTAATGAAGATCACAAGGAGGTCTGA
- a CDS encoding mannose-1-phosphate guanylyltransferase produces the protein MGKANFYPVILAGGRGTRFWPVSRRRRAKQLLALDGNETMLQQTVARLAPLAPARRFWVITNSELRPEILRQVRRLPAKQVLAEPVGRNTAPAVGLAAFLLMRLDPTAIIGMFPADQVAADAARFRKVVQQAAMIAGAGENIVVLGVKPTRAETGYGYIETGEQMAPGVLRVCRFAEKPDAARAQEFLRAGKHLWNSGVFVWSARTLVNALREHLPATAARLEKIAAAHGTGKFASVLQREYPKCDSISIDYAVLEPRSAKGEAASKLYCIPADFGWNDLGSWASLYEHRAGADGANVNINANVIHATGRYELDASGNYVHAPGKFVAVVGVKDVVVVETEDALLIITRDRAQDVGKIVKHLEEKKRKHLL, from the coding sequence GTGGGCAAAGCGAATTTCTATCCCGTGATCCTGGCCGGAGGAAGGGGAACGCGTTTCTGGCCCGTGTCACGCCGGCGGCGCGCCAAGCAGCTTTTGGCGCTCGACGGGAACGAGACCATGCTGCAGCAGACGGTCGCGCGGCTCGCGCCGCTGGCGCCGGCGCGGCGCTTCTGGGTCATCACCAACAGCGAACTGCGCCCGGAGATTCTCCGCCAGGTGCGCCGGCTGCCGGCAAAGCAGGTCCTCGCCGAGCCCGTGGGACGCAACACCGCCCCGGCCGTCGGATTGGCGGCGTTTCTGCTGATGCGGCTCGATCCCACAGCCATCATCGGAATGTTCCCCGCCGACCAGGTGGCGGCGGACGCCGCGCGCTTCCGCAAGGTGGTGCAGCAGGCGGCGATGATCGCCGGAGCGGGGGAGAACATCGTGGTCTTGGGCGTGAAGCCGACGCGCGCCGAGACCGGATATGGCTACATCGAAACCGGCGAGCAGATGGCGCCGGGCGTCCTTCGCGTGTGCCGCTTCGCTGAAAAACCCGATGCCGCGCGCGCCCAGGAGTTCTTGAGGGCCGGCAAACACCTCTGGAACAGCGGCGTGTTTGTTTGGAGCGCGCGCACCCTGGTAAACGCGCTGCGCGAACATCTGCCGGCGACCGCCGCGCGGCTGGAGAAGATCGCCGCGGCCCACGGCACGGGGAAGTTCGCCTCCGTGCTGCAACGCGAGTATCCCAAATGCGACAGCATCAGCATTGACTATGCGGTGCTGGAACCGCGCTCGGCCAAGGGAGAGGCGGCCTCAAAGCTCTACTGCATCCCGGCGGATTTCGGATGGAACGACCTGGGCTCCTGGGCATCGCTCTACGAGCACAGGGCGGGAGCAGACGGCGCCAACGTCAATATCAACGCCAACGTCATTCATGCAACTGGCCGCTACGAGCTAGACGCCTCCGGCAACTATGTCCACGCTCCCGGCAAGTTCGTCGCGGTCGTGGGCGTGAAGGATGTGGTGGTGGTCGAGACCGAGGACGCACTGCTCATCATCACCCGCGACCGCGCCCAGGACGTCGGCAAGATCGTGAAGCACTTGGAAGAGAAGAAGAGGAAGCATCTCCTGTAG